One Xenopus tropicalis strain Nigerian chromosome 8, UCB_Xtro_10.0, whole genome shotgun sequence genomic window carries:
- the LOC100498557 gene encoding uncharacterized protein LOC100498557 isoform X1, which yields MLNGSVPRAQRLANARVQMPEENDERSPPGIFQPSLLLLPISPLRSFQSIVELEISGPGALWSEDVCSKFQDLPDFTPAQMEALIGLLRWRQLGASANGNTLRVSQYLLMFQNQIEDRKELRHLAQKLKSLGRTDVVQAMHEQKDLLRWLGPVTPEGQLIKEMRISQWLQFTTALSVTNPTGNDWRLLATKLDIPRTFVDLWMQQGQNPADKVLKTFMVSGTHCNPVVSHPLPCGCCWTTTPSLPAAATGGEVLTVSGVSVTPPSVLTGQWQLLLCRFGSVKPPWADSLT from the exons ATGCTGAACGGCTCGGTACCCCGAGCACAGAGACTGGCCAATGCCCGTGTACAGATGCCCGAGGAGAACGATGAGAGGAGCCCCCCTGGAATCTTCCAACCATCTCTATTGCTTCTGCCCATTTCTCCGCTGAGGTCTTTCCAATCTATTGTAGAACTGGAGATTTCAGGTCCAG GTGCCCTGTGGTCGGAAGATGTTTGCTCCAAATTTCAAGATCTCCCCGACTTCACCCCTGCACAAATGGAAGCTCTGATTGGGCTGCTCAGGTGGAGACAG CTTGGTGCCTCAGCCAATGGGAACACACTGAGGGTCAGTCAATACCTCCTGATGTTCCAGAACCAAATCGAGGACCGGAAGGAGCTGCGCCATTTGGCTCAGAAGCTGAAGAGTTTGGGCAGAACAGACGTGGTGCAGGCTATGCACGAACAGAAGGACCTGCTCCGCTGGCTGG GGCCTGTCACGCCGGAGGGGCAATTAATCAAAGAGATGAGGATCTCTCAGTGGCTGCAATTCACCACCGCACTCAGCGTCACTAACCCCACAG GGAACGACTGGAGGCTACTGGCCACCAAGCTGGACATTCCCCGCACCTTTGTGGATCTCTGGATGCAACAAGGCCAGAACCCAGCGGATAAGGTGTTAAAGACATTTATGGTAAGTGGAACCCACTGTAACCCCGTAGTGTCCCACCCTCTGCCCTGCGGAtgctgttggactacaactcccagcctccctGCAGCTGCCACTGGGGGGGAGGTTCTGACAGTATCTGGAGTGAGCGTAACTCCTCCCAGTGTTCTGACGGGCCAATGGCAACTCTTGTTGTGCAGGTTCGGGTCAGTGAAGCCACCATGGGCCGACTCTTTGACCTGA
- the LOC100498557 gene encoding uncharacterized protein LOC100498557 isoform X2 — protein MLNGSVPRAQRLANARVQMPEENDERSPPGIFQPSLLLLPISPLRSFQSIVELEISGPGALWSEDVCSKFQDLPDFTPAQMEALIGLLRWRQLGASANGNTLRVSQYLLMFQNQIEDRKELRHLAQKLKSLGRTDVVQAMHEQKDLLRWLGPVTPEGQLIKEMRISQWLQFTTALSVTNPTGNDWRLLATKLDIPRTFVDLWMQQGQNPADKVLKTFMVRVSEATMGRLFDLMTEMEREDLAAML, from the exons ATGCTGAACGGCTCGGTACCCCGAGCACAGAGACTGGCCAATGCCCGTGTACAGATGCCCGAGGAGAACGATGAGAGGAGCCCCCCTGGAATCTTCCAACCATCTCTATTGCTTCTGCCCATTTCTCCGCTGAGGTCTTTCCAATCTATTGTAGAACTGGAGATTTCAGGTCCAG GTGCCCTGTGGTCGGAAGATGTTTGCTCCAAATTTCAAGATCTCCCCGACTTCACCCCTGCACAAATGGAAGCTCTGATTGGGCTGCTCAGGTGGAGACAG CTTGGTGCCTCAGCCAATGGGAACACACTGAGGGTCAGTCAATACCTCCTGATGTTCCAGAACCAAATCGAGGACCGGAAGGAGCTGCGCCATTTGGCTCAGAAGCTGAAGAGTTTGGGCAGAACAGACGTGGTGCAGGCTATGCACGAACAGAAGGACCTGCTCCGCTGGCTGG GGCCTGTCACGCCGGAGGGGCAATTAATCAAAGAGATGAGGATCTCTCAGTGGCTGCAATTCACCACCGCACTCAGCGTCACTAACCCCACAG GGAACGACTGGAGGCTACTGGCCACCAAGCTGGACATTCCCCGCACCTTTGTGGATCTCTGGATGCAACAAGGCCAGAACCCAGCGGATAAGGTGTTAAAGACATTTATG GTTCGGGTCAGTGAAGCCACCATGGGCCGACTCTTTGACCTGATGACTGAAATGGAGAGGGAAGACCTTGCTGCGATGCTCTGA